One segment of Trichlorobacter ammonificans DNA contains the following:
- a CDS encoding TonB-dependent receptor plug domain-containing protein translates to MSVCLTPGWLWAAGGPEEETLELFSAWQAGSSGVTRSPKPLSQTAENVTVITAAEIKALNAHTLADLLDMVPGLQLQHNGGPGIIAYTQIQSASFEHVLLLLDGIPLTNPSSNFSDVSAIPARIIERVEIVKGPASTAWGSALGGVINAITKAPERDRLFSGTAAAAIGSRTTSDSSLELSGTSKRLGYYLSAGFLGSDGLVPLTGINSTNFHGRLTWDLPEQGQLFAQVNSTNARQGDLYAPAYDLIQRDDKRLINALVGLRYPLTERLELAVSGYHTYTRQWASYYNISDGAVWWGQSPDLPKAFVSDSSLGATASLTWRGDGHLLVAGGDYRHLEITGNSVDSASYSPYQRESDRWGLFLNDTISLGRFTLTPGLRFDRPRTAPDQFSASLGATWQVSDSTLLRAYVARGYGMPVLLPQYDPRPAKILTTQVGVENSSIPYLWLKATLFRNMTWGDDVEQQLAQGAELELRTKPLFHTSLGGGWTYTDTHRTSDGTPVHADKPTQTLKLSLTYDDGTFRGMLTGRHIFWNNAPEDNGKNGLIWDLHLGATLYQREHTALELFFSGRNLFNSQYYNRDVFPSVGRWFEGGMRVRF, encoded by the coding sequence ATGTCCGTCTGTCTCACGCCGGGCTGGCTTTGGGCCGCCGGCGGGCCGGAGGAGGAGACGCTCGAGCTGTTCAGCGCCTGGCAGGCGGGCTCAAGCGGTGTAACCCGCTCCCCCAAGCCGCTCTCCCAGACCGCCGAGAACGTCACGGTCATCACCGCCGCCGAGATCAAGGCCCTGAACGCCCACACCCTGGCCGACCTGCTCGATATGGTGCCGGGACTGCAACTGCAGCATAACGGCGGCCCCGGCATCATCGCCTACACCCAGATCCAGAGCGCCAGCTTTGAGCATGTGCTGCTGCTGCTGGACGGCATTCCCCTGACCAATCCCTCATCCAATTTTTCGGACGTGAGCGCCATCCCGGCCCGGATCATCGAGCGGGTGGAGATCGTCAAGGGGCCGGCCTCCACGGCCTGGGGTTCAGCCTTGGGGGGGGTGATCAACGCCATCACCAAAGCGCCGGAGCGGGACCGTCTGTTCAGCGGCACTGCTGCCGCTGCCATCGGCAGCCGCACCACCAGCGATAGTTCCCTGGAGCTCTCCGGCACCAGCAAACGGCTGGGCTACTACCTCTCGGCCGGCTTCCTGGGGAGCGACGGCTTGGTCCCTCTCACCGGTATCAACAGCACCAACTTCCATGGCCGCCTGACCTGGGACCTGCCGGAACAGGGACAGCTCTTTGCCCAGGTCAACAGCACCAACGCCCGCCAGGGAGACCTGTATGCCCCGGCCTACGACCTGATCCAGCGGGATGACAAACGGCTCATCAATGCCCTGGTCGGCCTGCGCTACCCGCTGACGGAGCGGCTGGAACTGGCAGTCAGCGGCTATCACACTTACACACGGCAGTGGGCTTCCTACTACAATATCAGTGACGGTGCTGTTTGGTGGGGACAGTCGCCCGACCTGCCCAAAGCCTTTGTCTCGGACAGCTCCCTCGGGGCCACCGCCAGCCTGACCTGGCGCGGTGACGGCCACTTGCTGGTGGCTGGCGGCGACTACCGGCATCTGGAGATCACCGGGAACTCTGTTGACAGTGCCAGCTACAGCCCCTACCAGCGCGAGAGCGACCGCTGGGGATTGTTCCTGAACGATACCATCTCCCTGGGTCGCTTTACGCTCACCCCGGGGCTGCGCTTCGACCGTCCCCGCACCGCGCCGGACCAGTTCAGCGCTTCACTGGGGGCCACCTGGCAGGTGAGCGACAGCACCCTGCTGCGGGCCTATGTGGCCCGGGGCTACGGCATGCCGGTACTCCTCCCCCAGTATGATCCCCGGCCGGCCAAGATACTGACCACCCAGGTGGGGGTGGAGAACAGCAGCATCCCCTACCTCTGGCTCAAGGCAACCCTCTTCCGCAACATGACCTGGGGGGATGATGTCGAACAGCAGTTGGCCCAGGGAGCCGAACTTGAACTACGGACCAAGCCGCTGTTCCACACCTCGCTGGGGGGAGGCTGGACCTACACCGATACTCACCGCACCAGTGACGGCACGCCGGTGCACGCCGACAAGCCGACCCAGACCCTGAAGCTGAGTCTGACCTACGATGACGGCACCTTCCGGGGCATGCTGACGGGCCGTCATATCTTCTGGAACAATGCTCCCGAGGATAACGGCAAGAACGGCCTGATCTGGGACCTGCACCTGGGGGCCACGCTCTACCAGCGGGAGCATACGGCCCTGGAGCTGTTCTTCTCCGGCCGGAACCTGTTTAACAGTCAGTACTACAACCGGGATGTCTTCCCCAGCGTGGGACGCTGGTTCGAGGGCGGCATGAGGGTGCGGTTCTGA
- a CDS encoding nucleotidyltransferase family protein yields the protein MLDLTPEQLAEVCRILQLHVPGRTVRAFGSRVTATAKPFSDLDLAVMGDTPLDFRQLVALKDAFAESDLPFRVDVVDWAVTGETFRGIIEAGYEVVEE from the coding sequence ATGCTTGACCTGACCCCGGAGCAGCTGGCCGAAGTCTGCCGGATTCTCCAGCTTCACGTCCCCGGACGCACGGTTCGCGCCTTCGGCTCCCGCGTTACCGCTACCGCCAAACCGTTTTCCGACCTTGATCTTGCCGTCATGGGTGACACACCGCTGGATTTCCGGCAACTGGTAGCTCTGAAGGACGCCTTTGCCGAGTCCGACCTCCCCTTCCGGGTGGATGTGGTGGATTGGGCCGTAACCGGCGAGACGTTTCGGGGGATTATTGAGGCTGGGTATGAGGTTGTAGAGGAGTAA
- a CDS encoding nucleotidyltransferase substrate binding protein, with the protein MTLDFSSYEKALTSLNKVLERSRTVPGDDDIRDACIQRFEYTYELAFKMLKRQLEQELPSREELDHLPFKEIIRIGAERGLIAVPERWFDYRDKRNITSHTYDEEKAREVYAILADFAVDAADLLTRLKTRHA; encoded by the coding sequence ATGACACTGGACTTCAGCTCCTACGAGAAGGCCCTGACTTCATTGAACAAGGTGCTTGAACGCAGCCGTACCGTTCCCGGTGACGACGATATTCGTGATGCCTGCATTCAGCGCTTTGAGTACACCTACGAGCTGGCCTTCAAGATGCTCAAACGGCAACTGGAACAGGAACTCCCCTCCCGTGAGGAGCTGGATCACCTGCCGTTCAAGGAGATCATCCGTATCGGCGCTGAACGCGGCCTGATTGCCGTGCCCGAGCGTTGGTTCGACTACCGCGACAAACGCAACATTACCTCTCACACCTACGACGAAGAGAAGGCGCGTGAAGTTTACGCTATACTGGCTGATTTTGCCGTTGATGCCGCCGATCTTCTGACCCGCTTGAAAACCCGCCATGCTTGA
- a CDS encoding ABC transporter substrate-binding protein — translation MRRSLLLILALLLLCPTLARAYDLLVLQSQRNPAYDEVLKGLNSDRSISQRLVVLSDYADVDVVRIVREDSPVAIVAIGDAALTAARKVRHIPVIALMSLKVHSLKSSQPNLAGIGMFVAPESYCDLFRRMQVKRVGVVYSPAQSGWYLQSARQAARDAGITLVTREVAAPRETLAQLSSLAGKVDALWMLPDLTAVTRETAEAYFHFSQQQMVPVVSFAAGYLGLGAAAALEMDRFALGVQAKEMVEAFLAGAAERSLISFPKNVALRTNPTVLKHLGYQTP, via the coding sequence ATGCGGCGCTCCCTCCTGCTCATACTTGCCCTGCTGCTGCTCTGCCCGACACTGGCCCGGGCCTATGATCTGCTGGTGCTGCAGAGCCAGCGCAATCCGGCCTATGACGAGGTGCTGAAAGGCTTGAACAGCGACCGGAGCATCTCCCAGCGGCTGGTGGTGCTGTCCGACTACGCCGACGTGGATGTGGTGCGGATCGTACGGGAGGACAGCCCCGTCGCCATTGTGGCCATTGGCGACGCGGCCCTGACCGCTGCCCGCAAAGTCCGGCATATTCCGGTCATCGCACTGATGTCCCTTAAAGTGCACAGTCTGAAATCTTCGCAGCCTAATCTGGCTGGTATCGGCATGTTTGTTGCTCCTGAAAGCTACTGCGATCTGTTCCGGCGCATGCAGGTGAAGCGGGTGGGCGTTGTGTACAGTCCCGCCCAGAGCGGCTGGTATCTGCAGAGTGCCCGGCAGGCGGCCAGGGATGCCGGCATCACGCTGGTGACCCGGGAAGTTGCCGCACCACGGGAAACCCTGGCCCAGCTTTCCTCCCTGGCCGGCAAGGTGGATGCCCTCTGGATGCTGCCGGACCTGACGGCGGTCACCAGGGAAACCGCTGAAGCCTATTTCCACTTCAGCCAGCAGCAGATGGTGCCGGTGGTCTCCTTTGCCGCCGGTTACCTGGGATTGGGAGCGGCGGCGGCATTGGAGATGGATCGTTTTGCCCTTGGCGTGCAGGCAAAGGAGATGGTTGAGGCGTTTCTTGCCGGTGCCGCCGAGAGAAGCCTGATCAGCTTCCCAAAGAACGTTGCGCTCAGGACCAATCCCACGGTATTGAAGCACCTCGGTTATCAAACCCCGTAG
- the cobI gene encoding precorrin-2 C(20)-methyltransferase produces MSMLSLVGVGPGDPELLTRKAERVLREAEVIAAPVTAPGEQSQALGIIRDLLDHHRQQMLPLLFPMRADRAALAPHWREACRLVAERVRAGKRVAFVALGDPLFYATSLYLLEGMRREYPEVPLEVIPGVSSLFAAAAAGTFPLAEGAQQLLVLPATAGETAIGAALERSDTLVLLKVKPAFDAVMKLVEGRDDLALLFAERVGMPGQVILTDRAAIAAHSPDYLSLLVIRRTGSAASKDSRRERGT; encoded by the coding sequence ATGAGCATGCTCTCACTGGTGGGTGTGGGGCCCGGCGATCCGGAACTGCTGACCCGCAAGGCGGAACGGGTCCTGCGCGAGGCCGAGGTCATTGCCGCGCCGGTCACCGCGCCCGGCGAACAGAGCCAGGCCCTGGGCATCATCCGTGATCTGCTGGATCATCATCGCCAGCAGATGCTGCCGCTGCTCTTTCCGATGCGTGCCGACCGGGCGGCGCTGGCGCCCCACTGGCGGGAAGCCTGCCGCCTGGTGGCGGAGCGGGTGCGGGCGGGCAAGCGGGTGGCCTTCGTCGCCCTGGGAGACCCGCTGTTCTACGCGACATCGCTCTATCTGCTGGAGGGGATGCGGCGGGAGTATCCGGAGGTACCGCTTGAGGTGATTCCCGGCGTGTCGTCGCTCTTTGCCGCGGCGGCGGCGGGAACGTTTCCGCTGGCGGAGGGGGCCCAGCAGTTACTGGTACTGCCGGCCACTGCCGGGGAGACGGCGATTGGCGCGGCCCTGGAACGGAGCGACACCTTGGTGCTCCTGAAGGTGAAGCCGGCCTTCGACGCGGTGATGAAACTGGTGGAAGGGAGGGATGACCTGGCGCTGCTCTTTGCCGAACGGGTCGGCATGCCGGGGCAGGTAATCCTCACCGACCGGGCCGCTATCGCGGCCCACAGCCCGGATTACCTGTCGCTGCTGGTGATCCGCAGAACCGGTTCGGCTGCTTCAAAGGATTCAAGACGGGAGAGAGGCACATGA
- the gptM gene encoding geopeptide radical SAM maturase gives MHLTPYLKTWPHPEKPERIILLATRRCAALELSTGLWQRLVSGGELSDRELATFTRLGVLVPSREAEQESLRNTFATLDVASRRFEVTATLTLECNLACPYCFEDPFRGKLVMTDATADLLVARLVERMASGLDVLVDFYGGEALVRLELLRRIAGQLQEAAVRNGVTFTFNLFSNGVLLTRPTVETLLPLGLQAVRTTLDGPPDIHNRQRPFVSGRGSFDTILANLAAVHDIVPLKIGGNYSRDTYRRFPELLDHLLIAGVNPAKLRDVSFAAIMPKADGTGLGDHGMTCACTAEPWATEAHLFLRGEIIRRGFPTDRLGPGACMIEFEKDWVVNYNGDIYKCPVFMGDESLRIGTLADGTTDYRQSHNLDLWKNDECLACAYLPLCFGGCRFFSKLKTGGFDAVDCRRPMLDASLEQLVLQDLRLRP, from the coding sequence ATGCACCTTACCCCCTACCTGAAAACCTGGCCCCACCCGGAAAAGCCGGAACGGATCATCCTGCTGGCCACCCGACGCTGCGCCGCGCTGGAGCTGTCTACCGGCCTGTGGCAGCGGCTGGTTTCGGGGGGTGAGCTGAGCGACCGGGAACTGGCAACGTTTACCCGCCTGGGGGTACTGGTGCCGTCCCGCGAAGCGGAGCAGGAGTCCCTGCGGAACACCTTTGCCACCCTCGACGTGGCCAGCCGCCGTTTTGAAGTAACGGCGACCCTGACCCTGGAGTGTAACCTGGCCTGCCCTTACTGTTTTGAAGACCCGTTTCGCGGAAAGCTGGTCATGACCGACGCCACCGCCGACCTGCTGGTTGCCCGGCTCGTGGAGCGGATGGCAAGCGGCCTCGACGTTCTGGTGGATTTCTACGGCGGCGAGGCCCTGGTCCGGCTGGAGCTGCTGCGCCGTATCGCCGGACAGCTGCAGGAGGCAGCGGTCCGAAACGGTGTAACCTTTACTTTCAACCTTTTCTCCAACGGCGTGCTGCTGACCCGCCCCACCGTGGAAACGCTGCTGCCGCTGGGACTGCAGGCGGTACGCACCACCCTGGACGGGCCGCCCGACATCCACAACCGCCAGCGCCCCTTTGTTTCGGGCCGGGGAAGCTTCGACACCATCCTGGCCAACCTGGCGGCGGTACACGACATCGTGCCGCTCAAAATCGGCGGCAATTACTCCCGCGACACTTACCGCCGGTTTCCCGAACTGCTGGACCATCTGCTGATAGCAGGCGTTAACCCGGCAAAACTGCGGGATGTCTCGTTTGCAGCAATCATGCCCAAGGCCGACGGCACCGGGCTGGGAGATCACGGCATGACCTGCGCCTGCACGGCAGAACCGTGGGCCACTGAAGCCCATCTGTTCCTGCGGGGCGAGATCATCCGGCGCGGCTTTCCCACGGACCGGCTGGGGCCTGGCGCCTGCATGATCGAGTTTGAGAAGGACTGGGTGGTGAACTACAACGGCGACATCTACAAATGCCCGGTGTTCATGGGAGATGAGTCCCTGCGGATCGGCACGCTGGCCGACGGAACGACTGATTATCGGCAGTCACACAACCTGGACCTGTGGAAAAACGACGAATGCCTGGCGTGCGCCTACCTGCCGCTCTGCTTCGGCGGCTGCCGCTTTTTCAGCAAGCTGAAAACCGGCGGCTTTGACGCCGTTGACTGCCGCCGCCCGATGCTGGACGCATCCCTGGAGCAGTTGGTACTGCAGGATTTGCGGCTTCGTCCGTAA
- the cbiE gene encoding precorrin-6y C5,15-methyltransferase (decarboxylating) subunit CbiE, whose protein sequence is MSQQKIYLVGAGIEGMEGFGAAAREVIARAELLIGRQRHLDRFPEFTGEKVLLGELPALLTLLQTTGKRAVVLASGDPNFFGVGRFLLRNLPKERIEIFANVTSMQYAFARIKEPWDDAIFLSVHGRGMASTIDRITAAEKACVLTDRVNSPAAIARELLDRGADGYEAWVCEDLGLPTEKFTRTDVRGLLPLQHSDLNLLILIRTWEPQLAHYPLIGIEDEQFATIKKLITKQEVRAVTLAKLQLQNDLVLWDIGAGSGSVSIEASNLIPGGKLYAVEKNQQCVAYLRDNLKKFCAHNVKLVVADAPEGLEELPDPDRVFIGGAGGNLEEIIAEVIRRLKPGGIIVINAVTLDTLGKSVELLEYHGCQVEVACINVSRTRPLTEYKLFEAQNPIYIISAWKQAGP, encoded by the coding sequence ATGTCACAACAGAAGATTTATCTGGTGGGTGCCGGCATCGAAGGGATGGAAGGGTTCGGCGCTGCGGCGCGGGAGGTGATCGCCAGGGCGGAGCTGCTGATCGGCCGGCAGCGGCACCTGGACCGCTTTCCGGAATTTACCGGCGAGAAGGTGCTGCTGGGGGAGCTGCCAGCCCTGCTGACCCTGCTGCAGACCACCGGCAAGCGGGCGGTGGTGCTGGCTTCCGGCGATCCCAACTTCTTCGGCGTGGGCCGGTTTCTGCTGCGCAACCTCCCCAAGGAACGGATCGAGATCTTCGCCAACGTCACCAGCATGCAGTACGCCTTTGCCCGGATCAAGGAGCCCTGGGACGACGCCATTTTCCTTTCCGTGCACGGCCGCGGCATGGCCAGCACCATTGACCGGATCACCGCCGCCGAGAAGGCCTGCGTCCTGACCGACCGGGTCAACAGCCCGGCGGCCATTGCCCGTGAGCTGCTGGATCGCGGGGCCGACGGCTATGAAGCCTGGGTCTGCGAGGATCTGGGGCTGCCCACGGAAAAGTTCACCCGCACCGATGTGCGGGGGCTCTTGCCCCTGCAGCATTCCGACCTGAACCTGCTGATCCTGATCCGCACCTGGGAACCGCAGTTGGCCCACTACCCCCTGATCGGCATCGAGGACGAGCAGTTCGCCACTATCAAGAAGCTGATCACCAAGCAGGAGGTGCGGGCGGTTACCCTGGCCAAGCTGCAGTTGCAGAACGATCTGGTGCTGTGGGACATCGGTGCCGGGTCCGGCTCGGTCTCCATCGAGGCTTCCAACCTGATCCCCGGCGGCAAGCTGTACGCCGTTGAGAAGAACCAGCAGTGCGTGGCCTACTTGCGGGACAACCTCAAGAAATTCTGCGCTCACAACGTGAAGCTGGTGGTGGCCGACGCGCCGGAAGGGCTGGAGGAGCTGCCGGACCCGGACCGGGTCTTCATCGGCGGCGCCGGCGGCAACCTGGAGGAGATCATCGCCGAGGTGATCCGCCGCCTGAAGCCCGGGGGGATCATCGTGATCAATGCCGTGACCCTGGATACCCTGGGCAAGTCGGTGGAGCTGCTGGAGTACCACGGGTGCCAGGTGGAGGTGGCCTGCATCAACGTCTCCCGCACCCGCCCCCTGACCGAGTACAAGCTGTTCGAGGCCCAGAACCCGATCTACATCATCTCCGCCTGGAAGCAGGCAGGCCCATGA